A part of Dokdonella sp. genomic DNA contains:
- a CDS encoding ECF-type sigma factor encodes MSDGLQGRPVCLLRHELGSGLRSDGTPGGYGSRPGGGYPLRRCAAVLRYGTRIRRAYARAVGNRRKARAVACSHDLTHLITAWAAGDAVAGERLWQRVYQELRLIARARIGALGRGATLDTTGLVHESYLRLAGDGLEGYANRKHFYATAAKAMRQIVIDQLRRRNAQQRTPPIDVGPISPQALPWPDELLDAAAAFDHLQQLDARLAQVAELRIFAGLELTEIAALTGQSERTVRRDWQKARAVLAITLQGGDDGHTA; translated from the coding sequence ATGAGCGACGGGTTGCAGGGTCGGCCTGTCTGCCTGTTGCGGCATGAACTCGGCTCCGGTCTGCGCTCGGATGGCACGCCGGGTGGGTACGGAAGTCGGCCGGGGGGCGGATATCCGCTGCGCCGCTGTGCCGCAGTGCTCCGGTACGGCACGCGCATCCGACGGGCGTATGCTCGCGCAGTCGGCAATCGTCGCAAGGCCCGTGCCGTGGCGTGCTCGCACGATCTGACCCACCTGATCACCGCATGGGCGGCCGGTGATGCCGTGGCCGGCGAGCGCCTGTGGCAGCGGGTCTACCAGGAGCTGCGGCTGATCGCCCGGGCCCGCATCGGTGCCTTGGGCCGCGGCGCCACGCTCGACACCACCGGCCTGGTGCATGAGAGCTACTTGCGTCTGGCCGGAGATGGTTTGGAAGGCTATGCCAACCGCAAGCACTTCTACGCCACGGCGGCCAAGGCCATGCGTCAGATCGTCATCGACCAATTGCGTCGCCGCAACGCGCAGCAACGAACGCCGCCGATCGATGTCGGTCCGATCTCGCCACAGGCGCTGCCGTGGCCGGACGAGTTGCTCGATGCGGCGGCAGCCTTCGATCACTTGCAGCAGCTGGATGCGCGTCTTGCGCAGGTGGCGGAGCTGCGCATCTTCGCCGGACTGGAACTGACTGAAATCGCGGCATTGACCGGACAATCCGAGCGCACCGTGCGACGCGACTGGCAGAAGGCGCGGGCAGTGCTGGCCATCACCTTGCAGGGAGGTGACGATGGCCATACGGCCTGA
- a CDS encoding DUF3011 domain-containing protein, translating into MSRIAHLLSGIAIAATTLGLTTPAQAQQTIECRSNNYGYNECYAGDLSSPQLIHQTSSSACIVNRSWGFNPRQGYIWVNEGCSGVFADVGGYHHGRGDTWDQGARHYDDRGHDAGAIVGGMVLGAMLGAAARDDHDAHRHARDRRSEEIDTRPQFDRDGNPNFDVHGNYQGCHGLGCQVDNPDR; encoded by the coding sequence ATGTCTCGCATCGCGCATCTGCTGAGCGGCATCGCAATCGCTGCCACGACGCTGGGCCTGACCACACCCGCCCAGGCGCAGCAAACGATCGAATGCCGCTCCAATAACTACGGTTACAACGAGTGCTATGCGGGCGACCTGTCGTCCCCGCAGCTGATCCACCAGACCTCCAGCAGCGCCTGCATCGTCAACCGCAGCTGGGGATTCAACCCGCGCCAGGGCTATATCTGGGTCAATGAAGGTTGCTCCGGCGTGTTTGCCGACGTTGGTGGCTACCACCATGGACGCGGCGATACCTGGGACCAGGGGGCGCGCCACTACGATGACCGAGGTCACGATGCCGGCGCCATCGTTGGCGGCATGGTGTTGGGCGCCATGCTGGGCGCAGCGGCCCGCGACGATCACGACGCGCACCGGCATGCGCGCGACCGCCGCTCGGAAGAGATCGACACCCGCCCGCAGTTCGACCGCGACGGTAACCCCAATTTCGACGTCCACGGCAACTATCAGGGCTGCCACGGCCTGGGCTGTCAGGTCGACAACCCAGACCGTTGA
- a CDS encoding lysozyme inhibitor LprI family protein, with translation MTQPNRVLFRLAAGLSAALALQAAHAADDPCFQKAQSQAALNQCASAAYQRADADLNRLYRLMTARLSTDDAARKRLVDAQRKWLQFRDAECAFQTIRTVGGSVQPMNVSSCLTDLTRERVTDLQKHLDCARVMGEGGACAVPPQS, from the coding sequence ATGACCCAACCAAACCGAGTTCTTTTTCGCCTGGCCGCCGGACTGAGCGCCGCACTGGCGCTGCAAGCGGCGCACGCCGCCGACGACCCCTGCTTTCAGAAGGCCCAGTCGCAGGCCGCACTGAACCAGTGCGCCAGCGCCGCCTACCAGCGCGCCGACGCCGACCTCAACCGGCTCTACCGGCTCATGACGGCGCGCCTGAGCACAGACGACGCGGCGCGCAAGCGTCTGGTCGATGCGCAACGCAAGTGGCTGCAGTTTCGCGATGCCGAATGCGCTTTCCAAACCATTCGCACGGTCGGCGGCAGCGTCCAGCCCATGAACGTCAGCAGTTGCCTGACCGATCTGACGCGCGAGCGGGTGACGGACCTGCAAAAGCACCTGGACTGCGCGCGCGTCATGGGTGAAGGGGGCGCCTGCGCCGTGCCGCCGCAGAGCTGA
- a CDS encoding DNA-binding transcriptional regulator, with protein sequence MTTKTKSRILEAVHESASDLHRLGFIDKRKMQKYDALCLEPVQDYDAEKIKALRERLHLSQAVLASVLNTSTSTVRKWEVGDKRPSGPSQKLLDILERKGLEAVL encoded by the coding sequence ATGACCACCAAGACCAAGAGCCGCATCCTCGAAGCCGTTCACGAATCGGCCAGCGATCTGCATCGCCTGGGATTCATCGACAAGCGCAAGATGCAGAAATACGACGCGCTGTGCCTGGAGCCGGTACAGGACTACGACGCCGAAAAGATCAAGGCGCTGCGCGAGCGATTGCACCTGAGCCAGGCCGTGCTGGCCAGTGTTCTGAACACCAGCACGTCCACCGTCCGCAAGTGGGAGGTGGGCGACAAGCGCCCCAGCGGGCCGTCGCAGAAACTGCTGGACATCCTTGAGCGCAAGGGACTGGAAGCGGTTCTTTGA
- a CDS encoding type II toxin-antitoxin system RelE/ParE family toxin, whose translation MTRVFKTRHFQRWMRKTELTDAVLCKAVQEMAAGLIDADLGGSVVKKRVGLAGRGKRGGVRTLVATNKGNRWFFVFGFEKNERANVSDEELEGLQILAADLLARTGQQLDEAVADGALQEICQ comes from the coding sequence ATGACGCGTGTATTCAAGACTCGCCACTTCCAGCGATGGATGCGCAAGACGGAGCTCACCGATGCCGTCCTGTGCAAGGCCGTTCAGGAGATGGCGGCCGGCCTGATCGACGCTGACCTCGGCGGCAGCGTGGTGAAGAAACGTGTCGGGTTGGCGGGGCGCGGCAAGCGTGGCGGCGTGCGCACGCTGGTCGCCACCAACAAGGGCAACCGTTGGTTCTTCGTGTTCGGCTTCGAGAAGAACGAGCGGGCGAACGTCAGCGACGAGGAGCTCGAAGGCTTGCAGATCCTCGCCGCCGACCTGCTGGCGCGGACAGGTCAGCAACTGGATGAAGCCGTTGCCGACGGCGCTTTGCAGGAGATTTGCCAATGA
- a CDS encoding helicase-related protein, producing MVGLTATPIRRDGQQPIIFMQCGPTRHKAAQPLEAPHDLAVTPQFIESPIALPAEAGIQDVFRHLAQDAARTAAIASAITDAFRQGRKVLALTERTEHIDAIRAALAGQVPQPLVLHGRMSKRQRAALITALDALSPGAPRVLLATGMLVGEGFDHPPLDTLVLAMPVSWKGTLQQYAGRLHRDHASKTDVRIIDLVDTGHPALLRMWDKRQRGYRAMGYRVDSGAPAVGSFEL from the coding sequence GTGGTCGGCCTGACGGCAACGCCGATTCGCCGCGATGGGCAACAGCCCATCATCTTCATGCAATGCGGACCGACCCGGCACAAGGCGGCGCAGCCGCTTGAGGCGCCGCACGATCTGGCGGTCACGCCGCAGTTCATCGAGTCGCCGATCGCTCTGCCAGCGGAGGCGGGCATCCAGGATGTGTTCCGGCATCTGGCACAAGACGCGGCCCGCACGGCAGCCATCGCCAGTGCGATCACCGACGCCTTCCGGCAAGGCCGCAAGGTGCTGGCGTTGACCGAGCGCACCGAGCACATCGACGCCATTCGCGCCGCGTTGGCGGGTCAGGTGCCGCAGCCGCTCGTGTTGCACGGCCGAATGTCAAAGAGGCAGCGCGCCGCGCTGATCACTGCGCTCGATGCCTTGTCGCCGGGCGCGCCGCGCGTGTTGCTGGCCACCGGCATGCTGGTCGGCGAAGGCTTCGACCACCCACCACTGGACACCTTGGTGCTGGCGATGCCGGTCTCGTGGAAAGGCACGCTGCAGCAATACGCCGGTCGCCTGCACCGGGACCACGCCAGCAAGACCGACGTGCGCATCATCGATCTCGTCGACACGGGGCATCCGGCCTTGCTGCGGATGTGGGACAAACGCCAGCGCGGCTATCGGGCGATGGGGTATCGCGTCGATTCGGGTGCGCCGGCCGTAGGCAGTTTTGAGTTGTGA
- a CDS encoding McrC family protein yields the protein MAHAPIYEFEALVAAAAGVTDGAGLRTVPPQVFAWLEAQALRLAEVGETPWLRLTQRRGRRAVQVTNFVGVIRAPDGYQIEVLPKVGKAIGGGDVEARQLLIEMLRCLGGFRHIQTDSAKLFATRMPLLEVFIAEFLRAVEHLVKRGLRSDYRAQQDNLFALRGKLQMAAHLRHNLCRRDRFFAEFDEFSPNRPENRLLHAALKRVLTWTASQANQQLARELCFVFADVPASEHPATDFQRVRLDRGMAHYEGALAWARLILEDQSPLTGGGGHQAPSLLFPMEAVFESFVAKHLARQIRQGFTLRTQARSLSLVRHLEQNWFRLKPDLLVQAVKANRLVLDTKWKLIDGQQATGSDKYGLDQGDFYQLHAYGQNYLDGQGDVVLIYPKTDALHKALPVFEFAKSSGLRLWVLPFCLQRRKLILPACGSLDGCFSRGPSAQACRGAASDAAAQEAVLA from the coding sequence ATGGCGCACGCCCCGATCTACGAATTCGAGGCGCTGGTGGCTGCCGCCGCCGGTGTCACCGATGGCGCGGGACTGCGCACGGTGCCGCCGCAGGTGTTTGCCTGGCTGGAAGCGCAGGCGCTGCGTCTGGCCGAGGTGGGTGAAACGCCCTGGTTGCGCTTGACCCAGCGACGTGGGCGACGCGCCGTACAGGTGACCAACTTCGTCGGGGTGATACGGGCCCCGGACGGCTACCAGATCGAAGTGCTGCCCAAAGTCGGCAAAGCCATTGGCGGGGGCGATGTCGAGGCGCGTCAGTTGCTGATCGAAATGCTGCGCTGCCTGGGCGGCTTTCGCCACATCCAGACCGACAGCGCCAAGCTGTTCGCTACCCGCATGCCCTTGCTGGAAGTGTTCATCGCGGAATTCCTTCGTGCTGTTGAGCATCTCGTCAAACGGGGCCTGCGCAGCGATTACAGGGCGCAGCAAGACAACCTGTTTGCCCTGCGCGGCAAGCTGCAAATGGCGGCACACCTGCGGCACAACCTGTGTCGGCGTGACCGTTTCTTTGCCGAGTTCGATGAGTTCTCGCCCAACCGACCGGAGAACCGTTTGCTGCACGCGGCGCTCAAACGAGTGCTCACCTGGACAGCCTCGCAGGCCAACCAGCAACTGGCGCGCGAGCTGTGTTTCGTGTTTGCCGACGTGCCGGCATCGGAACACCCCGCCACGGACTTTCAGCGCGTGCGCCTGGATCGAGGCATGGCGCATTACGAAGGGGCGTTGGCGTGGGCTCGGTTGATCCTTGAAGATCAATCACCGCTCACGGGCGGGGGCGGTCATCAAGCGCCGTCTCTGCTGTTTCCGATGGAGGCGGTGTTCGAGTCCTTCGTCGCCAAGCACCTTGCACGGCAAATTCGGCAGGGCTTTACGCTGCGCACGCAGGCCCGCAGCCTTTCCTTGGTCAGGCACCTCGAACAGAACTGGTTCCGCCTGAAACCCGATCTGCTGGTGCAGGCGGTGAAGGCCAATCGTCTGGTGCTGGATACCAAGTGGAAGCTGATCGATGGCCAGCAGGCGACGGGTTCAGACAAATACGGCCTGGATCAGGGCGACTTCTACCAACTCCACGCCTATGGCCAGAACTACCTCGACGGCCAGGGGGACGTGGTGCTGATCTACCCAAAAACGGATGCCTTGCACAAGGCACTGCCAGTGTTCGAGTTTGCGAAATCGTCAGGACTGCGGTTGTGGGTGCTGCCGTTCTGCCTGCAGCGACGTAAGCTCATCCTGCCTGCTTGCGGCAGTCTCGATGGGTGCTTCTCGCGTGGGCCGTCTGCGCAGGCATGCAGGGGCGCTGCGAGCGATGCCGCTGCTCAAGAAGCGGTCTTGGCATGA